A stretch of Cyanobacterium sp. HL-69 DNA encodes these proteins:
- the ppcA gene encoding phosphoenolpyruvate carboxylase PpcA — translation MTFIKTNHKEEEELSIYSNSELLLRHRLKLVENLWELVLTNECGQHLVDLLDQLKSACSPEGQTSETPKQSVSKWIEQLELDDAIKSVRALALYFQLINIVEQHYEQRNQKIIRSTTTEDQVNGNKIDSVIDKLIEGETQKVLVDSEGKDYSYFAQKPNPASGGTFHWLFPHLQQLNMPPQKIQDLLDELDIRLVFTAHPTEIVRHTIRKKQRRISQILERLDGAEESCRAMGLTNSYEAEHFRSRLMDEIQLWWRTDELHQFKPTVLDEVDYALHYFQEVLFDSLPHLSKRLQQALHSTFPKLKAPSHKFCYFGSWVGGDRDGNPFVTPEVTWSTACYQRNLVIDKYLESIVKLNDVLSLSLHWSNVLPELLDSLETDRIKMPDVYDKLYVRYRQEPYRLKLAFIEKKLQNTKARNEALSNPETRKSIKLATRDDNLYPNASDFLEDLKLIKLNLEQTGLNCQELDHIIFQVEIYGFHLAELDFRQDSSRHSDALNEIAQYLGMLDKPYNELSEEEKTQWLIGELKTRRPLVPNPIPFSETTTETIETFKILRSLQVEFGLEICNTYIISMTNYVSDVLEVLLLAKEAGLYDPVIGASTIRIVPLFETVEDLKRSYSVMKELFDLPLYRACLAGGYEEVSTENQSNLVLPKLTPHNLQEIMLGYSDSNKDSGFMSSNWEIHKAQKVLAKLGNTYGVKIKIFHGRGGSVGRGGGPAYAAILAQPTSTINGRIKITEQGEVLASKYSLPELALYNLETISTAVIQASLLGSGFDDIEPWNDIMEEIAIASRKAYRDLIYEQPDFIDFFLSVTPIEEISKLQISSRPARRKTGKKDISSLRAIPWVFSWTQSRFLLPAWYGVGTALQEFLAKEPEENLKLLRYFYLKWPFFKMVISKVEMTLSKVDLQMASHYVEELAKDEDKERFHKLFSQIAKEYYLSREMVLKINQQERLLDNDPELQRSVQLRNGSIVPLGFLQVSLLKRLRQYASQDKAGLIHFRYSKDELLRGALLTINGIAAGMRNTG, via the coding sequence ATGACTTTTATCAAAACTAACCACAAAGAAGAAGAAGAACTAAGCATCTATTCTAATTCAGAACTGTTATTGCGTCACCGACTCAAGCTAGTGGAAAATTTGTGGGAGTTAGTTTTGACAAATGAGTGTGGACAACATTTAGTCGATTTATTAGATCAGTTAAAATCTGCTTGTTCCCCTGAAGGACAAACTTCAGAAACCCCCAAACAATCTGTCAGTAAATGGATTGAGCAGTTAGAATTAGATGACGCCATCAAGTCTGTACGGGCTTTAGCTCTCTATTTTCAATTAATTAACATTGTAGAGCAACATTACGAACAGCGAAACCAAAAAATTATCCGTAGTACCACCACCGAAGACCAAGTAAATGGGAATAAAATAGACAGTGTCATTGATAAATTAATTGAGGGCGAAACCCAAAAGGTACTTGTTGATTCTGAAGGCAAAGATTATAGTTATTTTGCACAAAAGCCAAACCCCGCCAGTGGTGGTACTTTTCATTGGTTATTTCCCCATCTACAACAGTTGAATATGCCCCCTCAAAAAATTCAAGATTTGTTGGATGAGTTAGATATTCGTTTGGTATTTACTGCCCACCCCACAGAAATTGTGCGTCATACCATCCGCAAAAAGCAAAGACGCATTTCCCAAATTTTAGAGCGTTTGGATGGGGCGGAGGAATCCTGTCGTGCCATGGGTTTAACTAATTCCTATGAAGCAGAGCATTTTCGCTCTCGTTTGATGGATGAGATTCAATTATGGTGGCGCACCGATGAGTTACACCAGTTTAAGCCCACGGTTTTGGATGAGGTTGATTATGCCCTTCATTACTTCCAAGAGGTGTTATTTGATAGTTTGCCCCACCTTTCTAAGCGTTTACAACAGGCTTTACATAGCACTTTCCCTAAACTAAAAGCCCCTAGTCATAAGTTTTGTTATTTTGGCTCTTGGGTAGGGGGCGATCGCGATGGAAATCCATTTGTAACCCCAGAAGTTACATGGTCAACGGCCTGTTATCAGCGTAATTTAGTCATTGATAAATATTTAGAGTCCATAGTCAAGTTAAACGATGTTCTCAGTTTATCCCTCCATTGGTCTAATGTATTACCAGAATTATTAGACTCCCTAGAAACAGATCGCATCAAAATGCCTGATGTGTATGATAAATTATATGTCCGTTATCGCCAAGAACCCTATAGACTAAAACTCGCCTTTATCGAGAAAAAATTACAAAATACCAAAGCAAGAAACGAGGCTTTATCCAACCCCGAAACCCGTAAATCTATTAAACTAGCCACAAGGGATGATAACCTCTACCCCAATGCCAGTGATTTCTTAGAGGACTTAAAACTTATCAAGCTCAACCTTGAGCAAACAGGGCTAAACTGTCAAGAATTAGACCATATCATTTTCCAAGTAGAAATCTATGGTTTTCACCTCGCCGAGTTGGATTTTCGTCAAGATTCCTCCCGCCATTCCGATGCCCTCAACGAAATTGCTCAATATTTAGGAATGTTGGATAAGCCCTACAATGAATTGAGCGAAGAAGAAAAAACCCAATGGCTAATCGGCGAATTAAAAACCCGTCGCCCCCTCGTACCCAATCCCATTCCTTTCTCGGAAACTACCACCGAAACCATTGAAACCTTCAAGATTTTACGGTCATTACAAGTAGAATTTGGTTTGGAAATTTGTAACACCTACATCATCAGCATGACAAACTATGTCAGTGATGTATTAGAAGTTCTCTTGTTGGCAAAGGAAGCAGGATTGTATGACCCTGTTATTGGGGCTAGTACCATTCGTATAGTGCCTTTATTTGAGACGGTGGAAGACTTAAAGAGGTCCTACTCGGTAATGAAAGAACTCTTTGATTTACCCCTTTATCGTGCCTGTTTGGCGGGGGGATACGAGGAGGTTTCCACTGAAAATCAGTCTAATTTGGTGCTGCCTAAGTTAACTCCCCATAATTTACAGGAAATCATGCTTGGTTATTCTGACAGTAACAAGGATTCTGGATTTATGAGTAGCAACTGGGAAATCCATAAAGCCCAAAAAGTTTTGGCAAAATTGGGTAATACCTATGGGGTAAAAATCAAGATTTTCCACGGTAGAGGAGGCTCGGTGGGTAGGGGGGGAGGCCCTGCCTATGCGGCAATTTTGGCTCAACCGACTTCTACCATTAACGGGCGCATCAAAATTACTGAGCAAGGGGAGGTACTGGCTTCTAAGTATTCTTTACCTGAGTTGGCTTTATACAATCTCGAAACCATTAGCACCGCAGTAATTCAGGCTAGTTTATTGGGCAGTGGATTCGATGATATTGAACCCTGGAACGATATTATGGAAGAAATTGCGATCGCCTCCAGGAAAGCCTATAGAGATTTGATTTATGAGCAACCTGACTTCATCGATTTCTTCCTTTCTGTCACCCCTATCGAGGAAATCAGTAAACTACAAATTAGCTCTCGCCCCGCCCGTCGTAAAACAGGCAAAAAAGACATTAGCTCTTTACGTGCTATTCCTTGGGTGTTTAGTTGGACACAAAGCCGTTTCTTGCTTCCTGCCTGGTATGGTGTAGGTACTGCATTACAAGAGTTTTTAGCCAAAGAGCCTGAAGAGAATCTGAAACTATTACGTTATTTTTATCTAAAATGGCCTTTCTTCAAAATGGTGATTTCCAAAGTAGAAATGACCCTTTCAAAGGTTGATTTACAAATGGCTAGTCACTATGTAGAAGAGTTGGCAAAGGATGAGGATAAAGAGCGATTCCATAAGCTATTCTCCCAAATTGCTAAGGAATATTACCTTAGCCGTGAAATGGTCTTGAAAATTAACCAACAAGAGCGATTATTAGATAATGATCCCGAATTACAACGTTCGGTACAGTTGCGTAACGGTTCTATTGTACCTTTAGGGTTTTTACAAGTTTCATTGTTGAAACGTCTGCGACAATATGCAAGTCAAGATAAGGCTGGGTTGATTCACTTTCGTTACAGCAAGGATGAATTGTTGAGGGGTGCTTTACTCACTATTAATGGCATTGCCGCGGGAATGCGCAACACAGGTTGA
- the ygdH gene encoding conserved protein of unknown function YgdH, which yields MLVPLYYNSGIFFCFQEVYILSNKSDLDLFYRSRHIEKLLKELPPYDHNKWLKKSLKSLAKLVKREKIDRLEWKILSATLKDLEKGFRLFSNYRDTRKITIFGSARTSPNTPEYNLALDFAKKVSEEGFMVLTGAGGGIMEAGNKGAGTDNSFGLNVKLPFEQSANDYIENDHKLINFKYFFTRKLFFLKETDAIALFPGGFGTQDEAFETLTLCQTGRQPPIPLILIDKPGGNYWQNWQKYIVENLLLEGYINPEDKEIYTITDNVETAYEVISQFYRIYHSSLYRKDFFVMRLNTELKDEQIEILNDKFSDILTQGNITKIESTDSQSSGTVDDLPSIGFYFNERKFSRIYQMINVINGFELDAVACHQPYIR from the coding sequence ATGCTCGTCCCACTGTATTATAATAGTGGGATATTTTTTTGTTTTCAAGAGGTTTATATTTTGTCTAATAAGTCAGATTTAGATTTATTTTATCGTTCTCGACACATTGAAAAGTTACTCAAAGAATTACCTCCCTATGACCATAATAAATGGCTAAAAAAATCTTTAAAATCTTTAGCTAAACTGGTAAAAAGAGAAAAAATTGATCGTTTGGAATGGAAAATTTTAAGTGCTACTTTAAAGGATTTGGAAAAAGGTTTTCGTCTTTTTTCTAACTATAGAGATACCAGAAAAATTACTATTTTTGGTTCTGCTCGAACTTCCCCCAATACTCCTGAATATAACCTTGCTTTAGATTTTGCCAAAAAAGTCTCTGAGGAAGGTTTTATGGTGCTTACAGGGGCTGGTGGTGGCATTATGGAAGCAGGTAACAAAGGTGCTGGAACGGATAATTCTTTTGGTTTAAATGTTAAGTTACCCTTTGAACAAAGTGCCAATGATTATATAGAAAATGATCATAAATTAATTAATTTTAAATACTTTTTTACTCGTAAGTTATTCTTTTTAAAAGAAACAGATGCGATCGCACTTTTCCCTGGGGGTTTTGGCACTCAAGATGAAGCATTTGAAACCCTAACCCTTTGTCAGACGGGCAGACAACCTCCTATTCCCCTAATTTTGATCGATAAACCAGGAGGAAACTATTGGCAAAATTGGCAAAAATATATCGTCGAAAATCTGCTACTAGAAGGATATATTAATCCCGAAGACAAAGAAATATATACCATTACCGATAACGTTGAAACCGCCTACGAAGTTATCAGTCAATTTTATCGAATTTATCACTCTAGTTTGTATCGCAAAGACTTTTTTGTGATGAGGTTAAATACTGAATTAAAAGATGAGCAAATCGAAATTTTAAATGATAAATTTAGTGATATTTTAACCCAAGGAAACATTACTAAAATAGAATCTACTGATTCCCAAAGTAGTGGTACTGTTGACGACTTACCAAGCATTGGCTTTTATTTCAATGAAAGAAAATTTAGTCGTATTTATCAAATGATTAACGTAATTAATGGTTTTGAATTAGATGCCGTTGCCTGTCATCAACCATATATTAGATAA
- the gldA-2 gene encoding ABC2-type transport system ATPase component, with protein sequence MIEVENLSKTYGATQAINNVSFNVEKGTILGFLGPNGAGKTTTMRILTGYIPATQGSAKIAGYEVHENPMAVRENIGYLPETPPLYPDMSVEDFLSFVAKIKGVSSGDRTEKVKRAMESCQLEDKSKILIRKLSKGYRQRVGIAQAIVHEPPVIILDEPTVGLDPRQIIEVRNLIKSLAGERTIILSTHILPEVSMTCDLVTIINKGNIVATDTPNQLLERLSSNSGYEIEVEGNTETILSPLQNIDGVKSVNTQILTDKENRHLLKIELNGSDESGKDIASLIIHQGLGIYEMKRIKPSLEDVFLELTTTESKDLKNEVEEIKGE encoded by the coding sequence ATGATAGAAGTCGAAAATCTCAGCAAAACCTACGGGGCAACCCAAGCCATTAACAATGTATCCTTTAATGTGGAAAAAGGCACTATTTTAGGCTTTTTGGGGCCTAATGGGGCTGGAAAAACCACCACCATGCGCATTTTAACGGGTTATATACCCGCTACCCAAGGCAGTGCAAAAATTGCGGGGTATGAAGTCCATGAAAATCCCATGGCGGTGCGGGAAAATATTGGTTATCTTCCTGAAACTCCCCCCCTTTATCCTGATATGAGTGTGGAGGATTTTTTATCATTTGTTGCTAAGATTAAAGGAGTGTCATCGGGCGATCGCACGGAGAAAGTAAAAAGGGCGATGGAATCTTGTCAATTAGAAGATAAAAGTAAAATTCTCATTCGTAAACTCTCAAAAGGCTATCGTCAAAGGGTAGGCATTGCCCAAGCCATAGTCCATGAGCCTCCCGTTATTATACTTGATGAACCTACCGTTGGTTTAGATCCTCGCCAAATTATCGAAGTGCGCAACCTCATCAAAAGTTTAGCAGGGGAAAGGACTATTATTCTATCTACTCATATTTTGCCAGAAGTGAGTATGACCTGTGACCTCGTAACCATCATCAATAAAGGAAATATAGTTGCTACCGATACCCCCAATCAACTATTAGAGCGTTTGAGCAGTAATTCTGGCTACGAAATAGAAGTAGAGGGCAACACCGAAACAATTTTATCTCCCTTACAAAATATTGACGGTGTCAAGTCTGTTAACACTCAAATCCTCACAGATAAGGAAAATCGTCACTTGCTTAAAATTGAATTAAATGGCAGTGATGAAAGTGGCAAAGATATTGCTTCTTTAATTATTCATCAGGGGTTAGGCATCTATGAGATGAAGAGAATTAAGCCCTCCTTGGAAGATGTTTTCTTAGAGTTAACCACCACTGAATCCAAAGATTTGAAAAACGAAGTAGAAGAGATTAAAGGGGAGTAA
- a CDS encoding M16 family peptidase, producing MKSNQKHIQQTKLSNGITLVVIENPTTEIIAGRIFCRNAGSRWESPQTAGIFHLLASVMAKGTRNLSSLEIAEKVETIGAALGTDTSSDYFLTSIKTVTDDFEPILDIAAEMLRYPSFPEQELELEKSITLQNILSQKEQPFNLAFSQLREMMYGQHPYGFSILGTEKSVSSLTVEDLKQCHQKHFRPDNVVISLAGKIDLEQATLMVNKIFGDWENPDNAMESLVSIPVEAKSAYKKIEQQTQQSIIMMGYITPSMDSKDYPVLKLISTYLGNGLSSRLFVELREKRGLAYDVSAFYPTRLDKSQFVVYMGTAPANAEIGAEGLQAEIKRLREVTLSAEELQTAKNKLLGQYALGKQTNSEFAQIFGWYETLGVGIDYDRTFQDNINDITVAQIREVANKYLRDEFLCTSMVGPD from the coding sequence GTGAAATCTAACCAGAAACACATTCAACAAACCAAACTCTCCAACGGTATTACCCTAGTAGTAATTGAAAACCCTACCACCGAAATCATTGCAGGGAGAATATTTTGCCGTAACGCAGGAAGCCGTTGGGAATCTCCTCAAACCGCAGGGATTTTTCATCTCCTAGCCAGTGTCATGGCAAAAGGCACCAGAAATTTATCATCCCTAGAAATTGCCGAAAAAGTAGAAACCATAGGTGCAGCCCTTGGCACAGATACTTCTAGCGATTATTTTTTAACCAGCATCAAAACTGTTACCGATGATTTTGAGCCCATTTTGGACATTGCGGCGGAGATGTTACGTTATCCTTCTTTCCCAGAGCAAGAGTTAGAATTAGAAAAGAGTATCACCCTACAAAATATTCTCTCTCAAAAAGAACAACCTTTTAACCTCGCTTTTAGCCAGTTAAGAGAAATGATGTATGGACAACATCCCTACGGCTTTTCGATCCTTGGTACAGAAAAAAGTGTCAGTAGTTTAACGGTGGAAGATTTGAAACAGTGTCATCAAAAACACTTTCGTCCTGATAACGTTGTTATTAGTCTAGCTGGAAAAATTGATCTTGAACAGGCTACTTTAATGGTAAACAAGATATTTGGTGATTGGGAAAATCCTGATAATGCCATGGAGTCTTTGGTATCTATTCCCGTGGAAGCTAAATCTGCTTATAAAAAAATTGAGCAACAAACTCAACAGTCTATTATCATGATGGGTTACATTACCCCTAGTATGGATAGTAAAGATTACCCTGTTTTAAAGTTGATTAGCACCTATTTGGGCAATGGTTTATCTAGTCGTCTATTTGTGGAGTTGAGGGAAAAAAGAGGATTGGCTTATGATGTTTCGGCTTTTTATCCTACTCGTTTAGACAAATCGCAGTTTGTTGTCTATATGGGTACAGCCCCTGCTAATGCAGAAATTGGGGCGGAGGGTTTACAAGCAGAGATAAAACGTTTAAGAGAAGTAACCCTAAGCGCTGAGGAGTTACAAACTGCAAAGAATAAGTTATTGGGGCAATATGCCCTTGGGAAACAGACTAATTCGGAGTTTGCCCAAATTTTTGGTTGGTATGAAACCCTTGGGGTGGGTATTGACTACGATCGCACTTTCCAAGACAATATTAATGACATTACAGTGGCACAAATTCGGGAAGTCGCCAATAAGTATTTACGGGATGAATTTCTTTGTACTTCTATGGTAGGACCAGATTAA
- the trxA-3 gene encoding thioredoxin, protein MSEVTEVKEADFKAEVLDSELPVLVDFWAPWCGPCRMVAPVVEEIAQQYEGKVKVVKLNTDENPQIASQYGIRSIPTLMVFKGGQKQDMLVGAVPKTSLAKTLEQHI, encoded by the coding sequence ATGTCAGAAGTGACAGAAGTAAAAGAAGCAGATTTTAAAGCAGAAGTTTTAGATAGCGAACTACCTGTTTTAGTAGATTTTTGGGCTCCATGGTGTGGCCCATGTCGTATGGTTGCCCCCGTGGTAGAAGAAATTGCTCAACAATACGAAGGTAAAGTTAAAGTAGTTAAATTAAATACTGATGAAAATCCACAAATTGCTAGTCAATATGGTATTCGTAGTATTCCTACTTTAATGGTTTTTAAAGGTGGTCAAAAACAAGATATGTTAGTTGGTGCTGTACCTAAAACCAGTTTGGCAAAGACTCTCGAGCAACATATCTAA
- a CDS encoding group II intron reverse transcriptase / maturase gives MATLSVKRNRGQRKLPSPTKEQLIKAKSLKRKIGNLQKLLTRSLSNILVSVRKVTQINNGKNTAGVDRILITTPKNREELIKIIQENLRKGYTPKAILRKFIPKKNGKVRPLGIPTVYDRCIQNMVRNSLEPYWEAHFEGISYGFRPCRSTHDAIAKIYSLARPNKTKKWIVDADIEKCFDNITHEALLEILGNFPYRKYIEQWLKCGVMNNNTLEMSQSGTPQGGVISPLLANIALHGMEEALGVKYTCRGEITGKRALVRYADDFVIFCENRLDAKQAIKDLEPFLSKRGLNLSEAKTKIVHITEGFDFLGYNIRQHKVSNTKTGYKCLIKPSKESIKNVKYKIKQIFKEYLSKPLDLLIGKINELVRGWGNYYRNAVSKKIFSHLDNYLFKRCVRYVKRMHPTKSKKFTILKYWGRF, from the coding sequence AGGGCAACCTTATCAGTAAAACGGAATCGTGGACAGAGAAAACTGCCATCACCTACTAAGGAGCAACTTATTAAAGCCAAGTCCTTAAAAAGAAAAATTGGAAACCTTCAAAAGTTATTAACTCGTAGCCTCTCAAATATACTGGTATCAGTTAGAAAGGTTACTCAGATTAATAATGGCAAGAATACGGCAGGGGTAGATAGAATTCTAATCACGACTCCAAAAAATAGGGAGGAATTAATCAAAATAATTCAAGAAAACTTGAGAAAAGGTTACACCCCCAAAGCCATACTTCGTAAGTTTATACCCAAGAAGAATGGGAAGGTCAGACCACTAGGGATACCCACAGTATATGACCGCTGCATTCAAAACATGGTGAGAAACTCTTTAGAACCCTATTGGGAAGCTCACTTCGAGGGAATCAGTTACGGTTTTAGACCATGTAGGAGTACCCATGATGCTATTGCCAAGATTTATTCTTTAGCAAGACCCAACAAGACAAAAAAATGGATTGTTGATGCGGACATAGAGAAGTGTTTCGACAATATCACACATGAAGCACTACTAGAGATATTAGGTAATTTCCCTTACAGGAAATATATCGAACAATGGCTCAAATGCGGAGTTATGAATAATAACACGCTCGAAATGTCTCAATCAGGTACACCACAAGGGGGTGTTATTAGTCCCCTTTTGGCAAATATAGCACTACATGGTATGGAAGAAGCACTCGGTGTCAAATACACTTGCCGAGGTGAGATAACAGGCAAGAGGGCTTTAGTCCGATATGCCGATGACTTTGTAATCTTCTGCGAAAACAGGTTGGATGCCAAACAAGCTATTAAGGATTTAGAACCCTTTTTAAGTAAGAGAGGATTAAACTTGTCAGAAGCAAAGACAAAGATTGTTCACATAACAGAAGGATTTGATTTTTTAGGTTATAACATCAGACAACACAAAGTCAGTAACACGAAGACGGGTTACAAATGTCTCATAAAACCTTCCAAAGAGTCAATCAAAAACGTAAAATATAAAATCAAACAGATATTCAAAGAGTATCTAAGTAAACCATTAGACCTACTAATTGGTAAAATCAACGAGTTAGTGAGAGGTTGGGGAAACTATTACCGAAATGCAGTAAGTAAGAAAATCTTTTCACATCTTGATAATTATTTATTTAAAAGATGTGTCCGATATGTTAAAAGGATGCACCCCACCAAATCTAAGAAGTTTACGATACTTAAATACTGGGGGAGATTCTAA
- the dcm-7 gene encoding DNA (cytosine-5)-methyltransferase 1, which produces MDLGFEKAGHDIVWANDCDKNAIETYKQNLKKKKTKLVLANIEDISSSTIPNSDLILGGFPCQGFSIANPYRNEEDKRNKLYLELLRVIRDKKPKFFLAENVMGITNLGGYETPEDKKNKTGRVFKMILNDFDMAGYKINWKIINAVDYGVPQVRKRVIIIGIRKDINFVYKFPQIIYKKTEYKTIKDAIFDLPRDYCDKIPNHQGSKHKVKINNYLGNRKLDWNKPSPTIVGRGGGTGGAVIHPHPDLHRRLTVRECARIQTFDDNFIFYGSNGSGYIQIGNAVPPTLAYYLALPFLEYFDNKENILKQSKQVLNPNILTSH; this is translated from the coding sequence TTGGATTTAGGTTTTGAAAAGGCAGGTCATGATATAGTTTGGGCAAATGATTGTGATAAAAATGCGATAGAAACTTATAAACAGAATTTAAAAAAGAAAAAAACTAAATTAGTATTGGCAAATATTGAAGATATATCATCTTCTACAATTCCTAATTCTGACCTTATTTTAGGAGGATTTCCCTGTCAAGGTTTTTCTATTGCTAATCCATATAGAAATGAAGAAGATAAAAGAAACAAATTATATTTAGAACTATTACGAGTTATTAGGGATAAAAAACCAAAATTTTTTTTAGCAGAAAATGTTATGGGTATAACTAATTTAGGGGGTTATGAAACACCTGAAGACAAAAAAAATAAAACAGGCAGAGTATTTAAAATGATCTTAAATGACTTTGATATGGCTGGATATAAGATCAATTGGAAAATTATTAATGCGGTTGACTATGGAGTACCTCAAGTTAGGAAAAGAGTTATTATTATTGGTATTAGAAAAGATATTAATTTTGTTTACAAATTTCCACAAATTATTTACAAAAAAACTGAATACAAAACCATTAAGGATGCAATTTTCGATTTGCCAAGAGATTATTGTGATAAAATTCCAAATCATCAAGGTTCAAAACATAAGGTCAAAATCAATAATTATTTAGGAAATAGAAAATTAGATTGGAATAAACCATCGCCTACAATAGTAGGCAGAGGTGGAGGAACTGGAGGAGCTGTTATACACCCACATCCCGATTTACATAGAAGATTAACAGTTAGGGAATGTGCAAGAATACAAACGTTTGATGATAATTTTATTTTTTATGGGTCTAATGGTTCAGGATATATTCAAATAGGGAATGCAGTTCCACCAACGTTAGCCTATTATCTAGCATTGCCTTTTTTAGAGTATTTTGACAATAAAGAAAATATATTGAAACAATCAAAGCAGGTTTTAAACCCTAATATATTAACATCACATTAG